One part of the Gemmatimonadaceae bacterium genome encodes these proteins:
- a CDS encoding class II aldolase/adducin family protein: MRSRDRRVSPSSVAASSIAPRTEPAPADRASVTPLLREPVRDTEVAEQAAALAACSRRLHARGLLAGAEGNCSVRLRDGTLLVTPSGADKASLTAPQVLRRHADGTEVSQRRHR, encoded by the coding sequence ATGCGCTCACGGGACAGGCGCGTATCACCCTCGTCGGTGGCCGCGTCGTCTATCGCGCCACGGACTGAACCAGCTCCGGCGGATCGTGCCTCGGTGACCCCGTTACTCCGCGAACCCGTTCGCGACACTGAGGTCGCGGAACAGGCTGCCGCGCTGGCCGCCTGCAGTCGTCGACTGCACGCGCGGGGCCTGCTGGCTGGTGCGGAAGGGAATTGCTCGGTGCGGCTACGAGACGGTACGCTGCTCGTCACCCCGTCCGGAGCGGACAAGGCCTCGCTCACGGCGCCGCAGGTGCTTCGGCGACACGCCGACGGCACCGAAGTATCACAACGGCGGCACCGCC